One Zonotrichia albicollis isolate bZonAlb1 chromosome 25, bZonAlb1.hap1, whole genome shotgun sequence genomic window carries:
- the LOC141731780 gene encoding E3 ubiquitin-protein ligase TRIM62: MACSLKDELLCSICLSIYQDPVGLGCEHYFCRRCITEHWVRQEPQGTRDCPECRRTFPEPTLAPSLKLANIVERYSAFPLDAILGAQRSPFPCKDHEKVKLFCLTDRAVVCFFCDEPAVHEQHQVTNVDDAFEELQRELKEQLQGLQESERGHTEALQLLKKQLAETKSSAKSLRGTIGEAFERLHRLLRERQKAMLEELEADTARTLSDIEHKIQRYSQQLRKVQEGTQILQERLAEADKHVFLAGVASLSERLKGKIHETNLTYEDFPTSKYMGPLQYTIWKSLFQDIHPVPAALTLDPGTAHHRLILSDDCTIVAYGNLHPQPLQDSPRRFDVEVSVLGAEAFGAGVHYWEVVVSEKTQWMIGLAHEAVTRKGSIQIQPSRGFYCIVMHDGNQYSACTEPWTRLNVKGKLEKVGVFLDYDKGLLIFYNADDMSWLYTFRERFPGKLCSYFSPGQSHANGKNVQPLRINTVRI, from the exons atggccTGCAGCCTCAAGGACGAGCTGCTGTGCTCCATCTGCCTGAGCATCTACCAGGACCCGGTGGGGCTGGGCTGCGAGCACTACTTCTGCCGCCGCTGCATCACGGAGCACTGGGTGCGCCAGGAGCCGCAGGGCACGCGCGACTGCCCCGAGTGCCGCCGCACCTTCCCCGAGCCCACGCTGGCCCCCAGCCTCAAGCTGGCCAACATCGTGGAGCGCTACAGCGCCTTCCCCCTGGACGCCATCCTGGGCGCCCAGCGCAGCCCCTTCCCCTGCAAGGACCACGAGAAGGTGAAGCTCTTCTGCCTCACCGACCGCGCCGTGGTTTGCTTCTTCTGCGACGAGCCAGCCGTGCACGAGCAGCACCAGGTCACCAACGTGGATGATGCCTTCGAGGAGCTGCAG cgggagctgaaggagcagctccaggggctgcaggagagcgAGCGTGGCCACACAgaagccctgcagctcctcaagAAGCAGCTGGCTGAGACCAAG TCCTCAGCCAAGAGCCTGCGTGGGACCATCGGGGAGGCGTTTGAGCGGCTGCACCGGCTGCTGCGCGAGCGGCAGAAGGccatgctggaggagctggaggccGACACGGCGCGCACGCTCAGCGACATCGAGCACAAGATCCAGCGCTACAGCCAGCAGCTGCGCAAGGTCCAGGAGGGCACCCAGATCCTGCAGGAGCGCCTGGCCGAGGCCGACAAACACGTCTTCCTGGCCGGGGTGGCGTCCCTCTCCGAGAG GCTGAAGGGGAAGATCCACGAGACCAACCTGACCTATGAGGACTTCCCCACCTCCAAGTACATGGGCCCTCTGCAGTACACCATCTGGAAATCCCTCTTCCAGGACATCCATCCTG tgccagcagcgcTGACCCTggaccctggcactgcccaccaCCGCCTCATCCTGTCGGACGACTGCACCATCGTGGCCTACGGCAACCTGCACCCGCAGCCGCTGCAGGACTCGCCGCGCCGCTTCGACGTCGAGGTGTCGGTGCTGGGCGCTGAGGCCTTCGGGGCCGGCGTGCACTACTGGGAGGTGGTGGTGTCCGAAAAAACCCAGTGGATGATCGGCCTGGCCCACGAGGCCGTCACCCGCAAGGGCAGCATCCAGATCCAGCCCAGCCGCGGCTTCTACTGCATCGTGATGCACGACGGGAACCAGTACAGCGCCTGCACCGAGCCCTGGACGCGGCTCAACGTCAAGGGCAAGCTGGAGAAGGTGGGCGTCTTCCTGGACTACGACAAGGGGCTGCTCATCTTCTACAACGCCGACGACATGTCCTGGCTCTACACCTTCAGGGAGAGGTTTCCCGGCAAGCTGTGCTCCTATTtcagccctgggcagagccacGCCAACGGCAAGAACGTGCAGCCGCTGCGGATCAACACCGTCCGTATCtag